The proteins below are encoded in one region of Hordeum vulgare subsp. vulgare chromosome 3H, MorexV3_pseudomolecules_assembly, whole genome shotgun sequence:
- the LOC123444216 gene encoding phosphatidylinositol/phosphatidylcholine transfer protein SFH8-like isoform X1 — MSGPVDRSARPGAGFEGSTHDDEKEENKSDEDNSEGDNKAKKGSFKKRAISAGNKFRHSLMRKSKKKSGNITSIQDIRDVQELETVERFRQCLLDGGLLPERHDDYYMMLRFLKARKFDIEKAKHMWSEMLRWRNEYGVDNIEEFNYTELNEVKKHYPQFYHGVDKEGRPVYVELIGKVDANKLVKVTTLDRYIKYHVKEFERSFRMRFPACSIAAKRHIDSSTTILDVQGVGLKNFSKDARELIMRLQKIDNDNYPETLCRLYIINAGQGFKMLWGTIKSFLDPQTASKIHVLGSKYQNKLLEIIDESELPDFLGGKCRCEESGGCSKSDKGPWNDPNIIERVLNGEANYGQQILAISSTDGKTVSYTKLHSSAKKTSDASAESTSDVEDITSPAAPLDAIVNPNLTLHEPKSSGHASTSGTAPVVEESVPTVVDTLVDDVCNSPRATSMTSTSGPFSLRNIPMALGVLRTQIVTCLTVLIMSLFMVIRSVPSRVSERFSRQSIACDHNCGEFPQTLEFKAPYVLRRLRELEEKVLVLEAKPSQMPLEKEEVLNTAVCRVDALEAELISTKKVLYETLIRHDELLAYIEQQDKNKFRKKRFCF; from the exons ATGTCGGGGCCCGTCGACAGGTCCGCGAGGCCCG GTGCAGGTTTTGAGGGCTCCACTCATGATGATGAGAAGGAAGAGAACAAATCAGATGAAGATAACTCCGAAGGTGACAACAAGGCCAAAAAGGGGTCCTTCAAGAAAAGAGCGATTAGTGCCGGAAATAAATTTAGGCATTCCTTGATGAGAAAGAGCAAAAAGAAGAGCGGCAATATAACCTCAATACAGGATATAAGGGATGTGCAAGAGCTGGAAACTGTTGAAAGATTCCGCCAATGCTTGCTTGATGGGGGCTTGTTGCCAGAACGTCATGATGATTATTACATGATGTTAAG GTTCCTGAAAGCAAGAAAGTTTGATATTGAGAAGGCAAAACATATGTGGTCAGAAATGCTTAGATGGAGGAATGAGTATGGGGTCGACAATATAGAG GAATTCAATTACACCGAATTAAATGAAGTTAAGAAGCATTATCCACAATTTTACCATGGAGTGGATAAAGAGGGAAGGCCTGTCTATGTAGAACTAATTGGAAAAGTTGATGCCAATAAACTAGTCAAAGTAACAACTCTTGACCGATACATAAAGTATCATGTGAAGGAGTTCGAGAGAAGTTTCCGGATGAGGTTCCCAGCTTGTTCCATTGCTGCAAAAAGGCACATTGACTCGTCTACTACTATTTTAGATGTGCAAGGGGTG GGCTTAAAGAACTTCTCAAAAGATGCAAGGGAACTAATCATGCGATTGCAGAAGATTGACAACGATAACTATCCAGAG ACATTGTGCCGCTTGTACATTATAAATGCTGGGCAGGGCTTCAAGATGTTATGGGGTACAATTAAATCATTTCTTGATCCACAAACTGCTTCGAAGATTCAT GTTCTTGGAAGCAAGTACCAAAATAAGCTGCTTGAAATAATTGATGAAAG TGAACTGCCAGATTTTCTTGGAGGCAAATGCAGGTGTGAAGAGAGTGGAGGTTGCTCAAAATCAGACAAAGGTCCTTGGAATGATCCTAACATAATAGAG AGGGTCCTTAACGGTGAAGCAAACTATGGTCAACAAATTCTTGCCATATCAAGCACTGATGGGAAGACAGTTTCTTATACTAAGCTTCATTCCTCAGCT AAAAAAACCAGTGATGCCTCAGCCGAATCTACATCTGATGTAGAAGATATTACTTCTCCAGCTGCTCCACTGGATGCCATTGTGAACCCTAATTTGACCCTTCACGAG CCAAAATCTTCAGGACATGCTTCAACTTCTGGTACTGCTCCCGTCGTAGAGGAAAGCGTCCCCACTGTTGTTGACACGCTTGTGGATGATGTGTGCAACAGTCCAAGAGCCACCTCAATGACTTCTACCTCAG GTCCATTCTCTTTGAGAAATATACCCATGGCATTGGGAGTGCTACGAACTCAGATTGTTACTTGTCTGACAGTTTTAATTATGAGCCTTTTTATGGTGATCCGCTCTGTCCCAAGCAGAGTATCTGAAAGGTTCTCAAGACAGTCCATTGCCTGTGACCACAATTGTGGGGAATTTCCCCAAACTTTGGAGTTCAAGGCACCATATGTATTAAGACGGCTTCGTGAACTGGAGGAGAAGGTGCTTGTACTTGAAGCAAAGCCATCTCAAATGCCACTTGAGAAAGAGGAAGTGCTCAATACAGCTGTTTGCCGTGTCGATGCGTTGGAAGCTGAGCTGATTTCTACAAAGAAG GTGCTCTATGAGACATTGATAAGGCATGACGAGCTGCTTGCATATATTGAACAACAAGACAAAAACAAGTTCCGG AAAAAGAGGTTCTGCTTTTAA
- the LOC123444216 gene encoding phosphatidylinositol/phosphatidylcholine transfer protein SFH8-like isoform X2, with protein MSGPVDRSARPGFEGSTHDDEKEENKSDEDNSEGDNKAKKGSFKKRAISAGNKFRHSLMRKSKKKSGNITSIQDIRDVQELETVERFRQCLLDGGLLPERHDDYYMMLRFLKARKFDIEKAKHMWSEMLRWRNEYGVDNIEEFNYTELNEVKKHYPQFYHGVDKEGRPVYVELIGKVDANKLVKVTTLDRYIKYHVKEFERSFRMRFPACSIAAKRHIDSSTTILDVQGVGLKNFSKDARELIMRLQKIDNDNYPETLCRLYIINAGQGFKMLWGTIKSFLDPQTASKIHVLGSKYQNKLLEIIDESELPDFLGGKCRCEESGGCSKSDKGPWNDPNIIERVLNGEANYGQQILAISSTDGKTVSYTKLHSSAKKTSDASAESTSDVEDITSPAAPLDAIVNPNLTLHEPKSSGHASTSGTAPVVEESVPTVVDTLVDDVCNSPRATSMTSTSGPFSLRNIPMALGVLRTQIVTCLTVLIMSLFMVIRSVPSRVSERFSRQSIACDHNCGEFPQTLEFKAPYVLRRLRELEEKVLVLEAKPSQMPLEKEEVLNTAVCRVDALEAELISTKKVLYETLIRHDELLAYIEQQDKNKFRKKRFCF; from the exons ATGTCGGGGCCCGTCGACAGGTCCGCGAGGCCCG GTTTTGAGGGCTCCACTCATGATGATGAGAAGGAAGAGAACAAATCAGATGAAGATAACTCCGAAGGTGACAACAAGGCCAAAAAGGGGTCCTTCAAGAAAAGAGCGATTAGTGCCGGAAATAAATTTAGGCATTCCTTGATGAGAAAGAGCAAAAAGAAGAGCGGCAATATAACCTCAATACAGGATATAAGGGATGTGCAAGAGCTGGAAACTGTTGAAAGATTCCGCCAATGCTTGCTTGATGGGGGCTTGTTGCCAGAACGTCATGATGATTATTACATGATGTTAAG GTTCCTGAAAGCAAGAAAGTTTGATATTGAGAAGGCAAAACATATGTGGTCAGAAATGCTTAGATGGAGGAATGAGTATGGGGTCGACAATATAGAG GAATTCAATTACACCGAATTAAATGAAGTTAAGAAGCATTATCCACAATTTTACCATGGAGTGGATAAAGAGGGAAGGCCTGTCTATGTAGAACTAATTGGAAAAGTTGATGCCAATAAACTAGTCAAAGTAACAACTCTTGACCGATACATAAAGTATCATGTGAAGGAGTTCGAGAGAAGTTTCCGGATGAGGTTCCCAGCTTGTTCCATTGCTGCAAAAAGGCACATTGACTCGTCTACTACTATTTTAGATGTGCAAGGGGTG GGCTTAAAGAACTTCTCAAAAGATGCAAGGGAACTAATCATGCGATTGCAGAAGATTGACAACGATAACTATCCAGAG ACATTGTGCCGCTTGTACATTATAAATGCTGGGCAGGGCTTCAAGATGTTATGGGGTACAATTAAATCATTTCTTGATCCACAAACTGCTTCGAAGATTCAT GTTCTTGGAAGCAAGTACCAAAATAAGCTGCTTGAAATAATTGATGAAAG TGAACTGCCAGATTTTCTTGGAGGCAAATGCAGGTGTGAAGAGAGTGGAGGTTGCTCAAAATCAGACAAAGGTCCTTGGAATGATCCTAACATAATAGAG AGGGTCCTTAACGGTGAAGCAAACTATGGTCAACAAATTCTTGCCATATCAAGCACTGATGGGAAGACAGTTTCTTATACTAAGCTTCATTCCTCAGCT AAAAAAACCAGTGATGCCTCAGCCGAATCTACATCTGATGTAGAAGATATTACTTCTCCAGCTGCTCCACTGGATGCCATTGTGAACCCTAATTTGACCCTTCACGAG CCAAAATCTTCAGGACATGCTTCAACTTCTGGTACTGCTCCCGTCGTAGAGGAAAGCGTCCCCACTGTTGTTGACACGCTTGTGGATGATGTGTGCAACAGTCCAAGAGCCACCTCAATGACTTCTACCTCAG GTCCATTCTCTTTGAGAAATATACCCATGGCATTGGGAGTGCTACGAACTCAGATTGTTACTTGTCTGACAGTTTTAATTATGAGCCTTTTTATGGTGATCCGCTCTGTCCCAAGCAGAGTATCTGAAAGGTTCTCAAGACAGTCCATTGCCTGTGACCACAATTGTGGGGAATTTCCCCAAACTTTGGAGTTCAAGGCACCATATGTATTAAGACGGCTTCGTGAACTGGAGGAGAAGGTGCTTGTACTTGAAGCAAAGCCATCTCAAATGCCACTTGAGAAAGAGGAAGTGCTCAATACAGCTGTTTGCCGTGTCGATGCGTTGGAAGCTGAGCTGATTTCTACAAAGAAG GTGCTCTATGAGACATTGATAAGGCATGACGAGCTGCTTGCATATATTGAACAACAAGACAAAAACAAGTTCCGG AAAAAGAGGTTCTGCTTTTAA